A single window of Camarhynchus parvulus chromosome 9, STF_HiC, whole genome shotgun sequence DNA harbors:
- the MAB21L4 gene encoding protein mab-21-like 4 produces MEANTSLWHSYLGVILSRERQRMEHFQRAEDILLTLLESVHARDPRFLVDYARNLEAFEFSLCASEDAVTLEVPLRVDGDTLRVLARRRGDSPEQGGHPAELSTCCLELCSPGADLEDWTGAVDGMEHCLLPGKILQHLKELLVSAIVRCQRLFLLQPGDISAENLREDAMELSLLIRGSWKPIRFDIVPVVRRQQEPLQLRRRQSDRGFPAGSLRRATEEVHFVPASPLCWRSSTHLPLLKLLRGVDSLQGPRLDSLRLLDQLREQDWGGQAGTGTLTFQHLKMVLLWSTELFPSPEDWQDLEGSVYRLLVILLRCLATQHLPHFLNPEENLFQGMAPDLASLYPKVESFAWDPQRFLRFHFGLHGFSGSCQADTKTRALLQLPSKDGFCWDTAYFDILLSQFQVFRIQDSARRSAASQLLARIRQETPQQS; encoded by the exons ATGGAAGCCAACActtccctctggcacagctACCTCGGCGTGATCCTGTCCCGCGAGAGGCAGCGGATGGAGCATTTCCAGCGGGCCGAGGACATCCTGCTCACCCTGCTGGAGAGCGTCCATGCCAGAGATCCTCGCTTCCTTGTGGACTACGCCAGGAACCTGGAAGCCTTCGAGttctctctctgtgcctctgaggACGCTGTCACCCTCGAGGTGCCCCTGCGCGTTGACGGTGACACCCTGCGAGTGCTGGCACGCCGGAGAGGGGACAGCCCGGAGCAGGGCGGGcatcctgcagagctcagcacctgctgccTGGAACTGTGCTCTCCAGGGGCTGATTTGGAGGACTGGACTGGTGCTGTGGATGGGATGGAGCACTGCCTGCTTCCAGGCAAAATCCTGCAGCACCTGAAAGAGCTCCTTGTTTCAGCCATCGTGCGCTGCCAACGCctcttcctgctccagccag GTGACATCAGCGCTGAAAACCTGCGGGAAGATGCCAtggagctctccctgctgatCCGCGGCAGCTGGAAGCCCATTCGCTTTGACATCGTTCCTGTggtgaggaggcagcaggagccgcTGCAGCTCCGGAGGCGGCAGAGCGACAGGGGCTTCCCCGCAGGCAGCCTCAGGAGGGCCACGGAGGAGGTTCACTTTGTCCCTGCCTCCCCGCTCTGCTGGAG ATCCTCCACTCACCTTCCCCTCCTGAAGCTGCTCCGGGGAGTGGATTCCCTGCAGGGGCCCCGCCTGGACAGCCTGCGCCTGCTGGACCAGCTCCGTGAGCAGGACTGggggggccaggctgggacaggcacCCTCACCTTCCAGCACCTCAAG atggtgctgctgtggagcaCAGAGCTCTTCCCCTCCCCGGAGGATTGGCAGGACCTGGAAGGTTCTGTCTACAGGCTCCTGGTGATCCTCCTCCGCTGCCTGGCCACCCAGCACCTGCCCCACTTCCTGAACCCAGAGGAAAACCTCTTCCAAGGAATGGCCCCAGACCTTGCCTCCCTCTACCCTAAAGTGGAGAGCTTTGCCTGGGATCCCCAGCGCTTCCTCCGCTTCCACTTTGGCCTCCACGGGTTCAgtggcagctgccaggcagaCACAAAGAccagagccctcctgcagctccccagcaagGATGGCttctgctgggacacagcctaCTTTGACATCCTGCTCAGCCAG TTCCAGGTGTTCCGGATCCAGGACAGCGCACGCcgctctgcagcctcccagctcCTCGCCAGGATCCGCCAGGAAAcccctcagcagagctga